A DNA window from Ranitomeya imitator isolate aRanImi1 chromosome 2, aRanImi1.pri, whole genome shotgun sequence contains the following coding sequences:
- the ZBTB12 gene encoding zinc finger and BTB domain-containing protein 12, whose amino-acid sequence MTSAYDVLRFQLPGHEAATMRSMNQLRTEERFCDVTVLADGLKFRGHRVVLAACSPFLRDQFLLNPGSELQVSLMHGPRVVWDLLQSCYTGLLEFSVRDIVNYLTAASYLQMEHVVEKCRQALTQFIDPQIGLRDPKSMASRGATSTTTTSTMRPLRPAENSKTVKADESEEEMLMMGEDEDDEEEEEESPADLCIVKVEAGGGGGAGGKVERSWRNGREERNSVAQPEEALVNSTVEGETVDGAVQQGVMKAIYSDEVEGGEGVLIIPSSYHEEEDEILDGGVGGCQSSVVIDGSSRGSLGGPGGSSSLGAMVIGDARFGNRRLLRCTKCEETFQGVEKLVFHMRAQHFVFMCPRCGKQFNHSSNLNRHMNVHRGVKSHTCTICGKCFTQKSTLHDHLNLHSGERPYRCSYCDVRFAHKPAIRRHLKEQHGKTTAQNVLEAGAVEMNISTHNALESLAPDMNLMMG is encoded by the coding sequence ATGACGTCCGCCTACGATGTCCTTCGTTTCCAACTCCCAGGGCACGAAGCGGCGACGATGCGTAGCATGAACCAACTGAGGACGGAGGAACGCTTCTGCGACGTGACGGTTCTCGCAGATGGACTTAAGTTCCGAGGCCACCGTGTGGTGCTGGCCGCCTGCTCCCCTTTCCTCAGAGATCAGTTCCTTCTGAATCCTGGCTCGGAACTCCAAGTTTCCCTCATGCATGGACCAAGGGTGGTGTGGGACCTTCTACAATCTTGTTACACTGGACTCCTGGAATTCTCAGTCCGGGATATTGTGAACTACCTAACGGCGGCCAGCTATCTGCAGATGGAACACGTAGTGGAAAAGTGTCGCCAGGCTCTGACGCAGTTTATTGATCCTCAGATAGGTCTGAGGGACCCGAAAAGCATGGCATCGCGTGGCGCAACCTCAACAACCACTACAAGTACAATGCGCCCGCTTCGTCCAGCCGAGAACTCCAAGACTGTGAAAGCGGATGAGAGCGAGGAGGAGATGCTGATGATGGGAGAAGATGAAGACgatgaggaagaggaagaagaatcTCCTGCCGATCTTTGTATTGTCAAAGTGGAAGCCGGAGGTGGTGGTGGAGCAGGAGGGAAGGTGGAACGATCTTGGAGGAATGGAAGAGAGGAACGTAATTCTGTGGCACAACCAGAAGAGGCTTTGGTGAATTCTACAGTAGAGGGAGAGACTGTGGATGGAGCCGTCCAACAAGGGGTCATGAAGGCCATCTACAGTGACGAGGTAGAAGGTGGTGAGGGGGTTCTGATTATCCCCAGCAGCTATCATGAAGAAGAGGACGAGATCCTTGATGGAGGGGTTGGTGGGTGCCAAAGTAGCGTCGTGATTGATGGCAGTTCTAGAGGTTCTCTTGGTGGCCCAGGAGGCTCATCATCCCTCGGGGCGATGGTCATCGGTGATGCCAGGTTCGGCAACAGACGACTATTGAGATGCACTAAATGTGAAGAGACTTTCCAAGGAGTGGAGAAACTTGTCTTTCACATGCGGGCGCAACACTTTGTCTTCATGTGTCCACGCTGCGGGAAGCAGTTCAACCACAGCAGTAACCTGAACAGACACATGAACGTTCACCGGGGCGTAAAGTCCCACACCTGCACTATATGTGGCAAATGCTTTACTCAGAAGTCCACTCTCCACGACCACCTCAACCTGCACAGCGGGGAGAGGCCGTACCGCTGTTCTTACTGCGACGTGCGATTTGCCCACAAGCCCGCCATAAGGCGCCACCTGAAAGAGCAGCACGGGAAGACCACCGCACAGAACGTCTTGGAGGCCGGAGCGGTGGAGATGAATATTTCCACACACAACGCCCTGGAGTCTCTGGCACCTGACATGAATCTTATGATGGGATAG